Proteins from a genomic interval of Schaalia odontolytica:
- a CDS encoding MerR family transcriptional regulator, whose translation MSDDKTLYTVGEVAERFSLTVRTLHHWEAQGLLAPAERSWSNYRLYSVEDCARVQRIIIYRATGMKLTDIKALLDSGESGVSHLKRQRESLIAQRRETDKMIEALDILLEDAMNDNALTVEEIGEILDDADFAAHQARAEECYGETDDWKEWHRRTASWRKDEWQANVERIQQIESDMIEAIRGGVATDSNRAAELVDAHREALSEYFPVSPAKHYLISRAYLRDEGFRSHYDSQQEGFARWLATAIEHVARARGVDTDNPQWR comes from the coding sequence ATGAGCGATGACAAGACTCTCTACACCGTCGGCGAAGTCGCCGAGCGATTCTCGCTGACGGTGCGAACGCTGCATCACTGGGAGGCGCAGGGCCTCCTGGCTCCCGCCGAGCGAAGCTGGTCGAACTACCGGCTCTACTCGGTCGAGGACTGCGCGCGCGTCCAGAGGATCATCATCTACCGAGCGACGGGGATGAAGCTGACGGACATCAAGGCGCTCCTCGATTCCGGAGAGTCGGGGGTCTCGCACCTGAAGCGGCAGCGGGAGAGCCTCATTGCTCAGCGTCGAGAGACGGACAAGATGATTGAAGCACTGGACATACTCTTGGAGGATGCAATGAACGATAACGCGCTCACCGTCGAAGAGATCGGGGAGATCCTGGACGACGCCGACTTTGCGGCCCACCAGGCTCGAGCCGAGGAATGCTACGGCGAGACCGACGACTGGAAGGAGTGGCACCGTCGTACCGCCTCGTGGCGGAAAGACGAGTGGCAGGCCAACGTCGAACGAATCCAGCAGATCGAATCGGACATGATCGAGGCCATTCGCGGTGGCGTTGCCACCGACAGCAACCGGGCCGCCGAGCTGGTCGACGCACACAGGGAGGCGCTGAGCGAGTACTTCCCCGTGAGCCCCGCGAAGCACTACCTGATCTCGCGGGCCTACCTGCGCGACGAGGGCTTCCGCTCCCACTACGACTCCCAGCAGGAGGGGTTCGCCCGGTGGCTCGCGACCGCGATCGAGCACGTTGCACGCGCGCGAGGCGTCGACACGGACAACCCGCAGTGGCGATGA
- a CDS encoding glycerophosphodiester phosphodiesterase gives MATDPTIEAGAGDIDTRARAMSSPSVAPGQRAQASTAAPPGGASPVVALPTGGSGAGVRPLSGGEASAPVQAAGADMVARLLAGRPFYISHRMGGSEYPEFTRRGLDASLRAGFTALEVSVRRCASGEFVAIHDWTTARTVRGTNYQIWKTPWSTLRTLRQEAGPFMRLTDIVASIPATVVLAIDHKTTSSQDQKNKGDLASEKALFDYLHRAFGGHPERRVLWKTFAKGTSAARAKARGYRTMAMLYPAEVAGARLTQWDVLGMEWNAEAQVWKTLAAAKRPTIAHIVTNAGQVKRALARGATGLMASYPSRVHP, from the coding sequence ATGGCAACCGACCCCACCATTGAAGCCGGAGCTGGCGACATTGATACCCGCGCGAGGGCGATGAGCTCGCCGAGTGTGGCCCCCGGGCAAAGGGCGCAGGCTTCCACGGCGGCGCCTCCCGGTGGCGCGAGCCCGGTGGTCGCGCTTCCGACCGGTGGCTCGGGCGCAGGAGTGCGCCCGCTCAGCGGCGGCGAGGCCTCGGCCCCCGTCCAGGCGGCAGGCGCCGACATGGTCGCAAGGCTCCTCGCCGGGCGACCGTTCTACATCAGTCACCGAATGGGAGGAAGCGAATACCCGGAGTTCACGCGCCGGGGGCTGGATGCCTCGCTCCGGGCGGGCTTCACGGCGCTGGAGGTCTCCGTGCGGCGCTGCGCGTCGGGGGAGTTCGTGGCGATCCACGATTGGACGACCGCGCGAACCGTGCGGGGAACCAACTATCAGATTTGGAAGACTCCGTGGTCGACGCTGCGCACGCTGCGTCAGGAAGCGGGGCCGTTCATGCGCTTGACGGACATCGTCGCGAGCATTCCAGCCACCGTCGTCCTCGCCATCGACCACAAGACGACCTCCTCCCAGGATCAGAAGAACAAGGGAGACCTGGCCTCCGAGAAGGCTCTCTTCGACTACCTGCACAGGGCGTTTGGAGGTCATCCCGAGCGTCGCGTCCTGTGGAAGACATTTGCCAAGGGGACGAGTGCGGCCAGAGCCAAGGCTCGCGGATATCGGACCATGGCCATGCTCTACCCAGCCGAGGTGGCGGGGGCACGGCTTACCCAGTGGGATGTGCTCGGCATGGAATGGAACGCGGAAGCGCAGGTGTGGAAGACCCTGGCGGCGGCGAAGAGGCCGACGATTGCACACATCGTGACGAATGCCGGGCAGGTGAAGCGCGCCCTCGCTCGCGGAGCAACCGGCCTGATGGCCTCGTATCCGTCGAGGGTGCACCCGTAG